One Prosthecochloris marina DNA segment encodes these proteins:
- a CDS encoding acetolactate synthase large subunit, translated as MKASDLFLQCLEEEGVKEIYGVPGEENADIMISLLDSPIEFVVCHHEQAAAFMADVSGRLTGKPGVCLSTLGPGATNMATGVANANMDNSPVVAIAAQAGTNRLHKESHQNMDAINLYKPITKWNQSVFQTDNIPEVVHKAFKLAATEKPGACMVELPEDIAQQETLVRPFNAAEKARRPAPDEKSVKQAVELLARAKKPIILAGNGCVRTRASKQLNRFVDKTGIHVANTFMGKGAISARHERCLFAAGLGLKDHVSYAFSKADLVICIGYDMVEWHPHFWNIGSDKKIIHIDFEPAEVDRHYRTDVEIVGDLAGSLWALTESLGESHSWDIREFRDERAHMLEELQEFGSDDGFLIKPQKILSDLRSVMRDEDILVSDVGAHKMWVARHYPTYHPGSCIISNGFCSMGIALPGALSAKRLYPEKNVVGLSGDGGFLMNVQELATAVQYDIPATILVWEDGGYGLIKWKQMNRFGKYSHTDFRNPDLVRMAESFGCNAVRVESARDLIPALQSGFLEKKKPTVIVVPVDYGENMKLTEKLGRIISH; from the coding sequence ATGAAAGCATCCGATCTTTTTCTTCAATGTCTCGAAGAGGAAGGGGTGAAAGAGATCTATGGTGTCCCGGGTGAGGAAAACGCCGACATCATGATCTCTTTGCTCGATTCTCCCATCGAGTTCGTGGTTTGCCATCATGAACAGGCTGCAGCCTTCATGGCTGATGTTTCTGGACGTTTGACAGGAAAACCGGGTGTGTGTCTTTCCACGCTCGGGCCTGGTGCGACAAACATGGCAACCGGTGTGGCCAATGCAAACATGGATAACAGTCCTGTGGTGGCCATTGCAGCTCAGGCCGGAACAAACAGGCTGCATAAAGAGTCGCATCAGAACATGGATGCGATAAACCTTTACAAGCCGATAACCAAATGGAACCAGTCGGTTTTTCAGACGGATAACATCCCGGAGGTTGTCCATAAAGCATTCAAGCTGGCAGCAACCGAAAAACCCGGTGCCTGCATGGTTGAGCTTCCCGAGGATATTGCGCAGCAAGAGACGCTTGTCAGGCCGTTCAATGCTGCAGAAAAAGCTCGCCGCCCGGCTCCGGATGAAAAGTCGGTCAAACAGGCCGTCGAGCTTCTCGCCAGAGCGAAGAAGCCGATCATTCTTGCCGGTAATGGCTGTGTTCGTACAAGAGCATCGAAACAGCTCAATCGTTTTGTCGACAAAACGGGGATCCATGTTGCCAATACCTTTATGGGCAAGGGGGCGATCTCTGCGCGGCACGAACGTTGCCTGTTCGCTGCCGGACTGGGGCTGAAAGATCATGTCTCCTATGCGTTTTCGAAGGCCGATCTTGTCATTTGCATCGGATATGACATGGTCGAGTGGCATCCCCACTTCTGGAATATCGGCTCGGACAAGAAAATTATCCATATCGACTTCGAGCCGGCTGAAGTTGACCGGCACTACCGTACAGATGTTGAAATAGTGGGAGATCTTGCCGGGAGTCTGTGGGCTTTGACCGAAAGCCTCGGGGAAAGCCATTCATGGGATATAAGAGAGTTCAGGGATGAACGAGCACATATGCTCGAGGAGTTGCAGGAGTTCGGTTCGGATGATGGTTTTCTCATCAAGCCCCAGAAAATTCTGAGCGATCTGAGATCTGTCATGAGAGATGAGGATATCCTTGTCAGCGATGTGGGGGCTCATAAAATGTGGGTTGCGCGGCATTACCCGACCTATCATCCAGGCTCTTGTATTATTTCCAACGGTTTCTGTTCCATGGGCATCGCTCTTCCCGGTGCATTGTCCGCCAAAAGGCTTTATCCGGAAAAGAACGTCGTGGGGCTCTCTGGCGACGGAGGGTTTTTGATGAATGTTCAGGAGCTTGCAACAGCGGTCCAGTACGATATTCCGGCGACGATTCTTGTCTGGGAGGATGGAGGATACGGCTTGATAAAATGGAAACAGATGAACCGGTTCGGAAAATATTCCCACACTGATTTCAGGAACCCCGACCTGGTCAGAATGGCCGAATCGTTCGGTTGCAACGCCGTTCGGGTCGAGTCAGCACGCGATTTGATTCCTGCTTTGCAGTCAGGTTTCCTGGAAAAAAAGAAACCGACGGTTATTGTCGTTCCGGTCGATTACGGGGAAAACATGAAGTTGACGGAAAAACTGGGCAGAATCATCAGTCACTGA
- a CDS encoding mannose-1-phosphate guanylyltransferase/mannose-6-phosphate isomerase → MIIPVILSGGSGTRLWPLSRVQYPKQLLALAGEKTMLQETVARLEKIADTGPVYCVCNEDHRFMVAEQLRQVTDDMGGIILEPVGRNTAPAAAVAALRVQEEYPGATMLLLPADHVIQDTCAFVKAVTLGNKAAEEGVLVTFGIVPEAPETGYGYIRAAVQEGKEYGMYPVEKFVEKPDRETAEKYVKSGEYYWNSGMFLFKASRYLEEIEAQAPEIYEASRAALEKATEDLDFLRLDKEVFAACPSDSIDYAVMEKTAHAVVVPLDAGWSDVGAWSALWKVKGQDPSGNVTKGDVQLLDVKDSYIHASGRIVAAVGLSDHVIVETPDAVLVASKDRVQDVKTIVERLKSEGRDEVITHVKVNRPWGTYETVDQSERFQVKRIVVNPGAALSLQRHYHRAEHWVVVKGTARITVGEKEIVLREDESTYIPLGIKHRLANPGKIPLELIEVQTGSYLGEDDIERFDDKYGRNAVKK, encoded by the coding sequence ATGATAATCCCAGTCATATTGAGTGGCGGTTCGGGAACCCGCCTCTGGCCGTTGTCGCGGGTGCAGTATCCCAAGCAGTTGCTCGCACTTGCAGGAGAAAAGACCATGCTGCAGGAAACCGTTGCGCGGCTTGAAAAAATTGCTGATACAGGGCCTGTGTACTGTGTCTGCAATGAAGATCACCGGTTCATGGTTGCCGAGCAGTTGCGGCAGGTAACCGATGACATGGGCGGCATCATTCTGGAGCCTGTCGGGAGGAATACCGCCCCCGCGGCTGCGGTTGCCGCGTTGCGGGTGCAGGAAGAGTATCCGGGAGCAACCATGCTGTTACTGCCGGCAGATCATGTGATACAGGATACTTGTGCTTTTGTAAAAGCGGTTACACTTGGTAACAAGGCTGCAGAAGAAGGAGTGCTGGTGACTTTCGGTATCGTGCCGGAAGCACCGGAAACCGGTTACGGCTATATCAGAGCCGCCGTACAGGAAGGAAAAGAGTATGGAATGTATCCGGTTGAGAAGTTTGTCGAAAAACCCGATCGTGAAACAGCGGAAAAGTATGTGAAATCGGGAGAATATTACTGGAATAGTGGAATGTTTCTGTTCAAGGCATCGCGGTACCTCGAAGAGATCGAGGCACAGGCGCCGGAAATATATGAAGCCAGCAGGGCAGCCTTGGAAAAAGCAACGGAAGATCTGGATTTTCTGAGGCTCGACAAAGAGGTGTTCGCTGCATGCCCATCGGATTCGATCGATTATGCTGTGATGGAGAAAACAGCTCATGCCGTGGTTGTGCCTCTCGACGCAGGATGGAGTGACGTGGGAGCCTGGTCGGCCCTGTGGAAAGTTAAAGGACAGGATCCATCGGGCAATGTAACGAAAGGTGATGTGCAGCTACTCGACGTAAAAGACAGTTACATCCATGCATCGGGCCGGATTGTAGCAGCAGTGGGCCTGTCGGATCACGTTATCGTGGAAACTCCGGATGCGGTACTGGTAGCCTCTAAAGACCGTGTGCAGGATGTCAAGACAATCGTAGAGCGGCTGAAAAGCGAGGGACGTGATGAGGTGATCACACATGTCAAGGTGAATCGCCCCTGGGGAACGTACGAGACGGTCGATCAGTCGGAGCGTTTTCAGGTAAAGCGGATCGTGGTCAATCCCGGGGCGGCATTGTCGCTGCAGAGGCATTATCACAGAGCCGAGCACTGGGTTGTCGTCAAGGGAACAGCACGAATAACGGTGGGAGAAAAGGAGATCGTTCTGCGGGAAGACGAATCGACCTATATCCCGTTGGGTATCAAGCATCGGCTGGCAAACCCTGGGAAAATACCGCTTGAATTGATCGAAGTGCAGACAGGCAGTTATCTCGGAGAAGATGATATAGAACGCTTCGACGATAAATATGGCAGGAACGCCGTAAAAAAGTGA
- the rfbD gene encoding dTDP-4-dehydrorhamnose reductase has product MNILVTGSNGQLGSELRELADRMESMRFFFYDLPGLDITDNEGVGRICHEHDITAVVNCAAYTAVDRAEEDAEAAFRVNRDGPAVLAKAAKERGALLVHVSTDYVFNGESFLPYREEDPVSPLGVYGRSKWEGEEQLRQIAPSYMIVRTSWLYSSHGQNFVKTMVRLGSERRQLNVVFDQVGTPTLATDLAHAIVSILGRHDKGRTYAETYHYSNEGVCSWYDFAVAVMRAKGLSCRVLPVGSEEYPTKAKRPHYSVLHKGKIKDHWELEIPHWQDSLEKVLAEGF; this is encoded by the coding sequence ATGAACATTCTTGTTACGGGGAGTAACGGACAGCTTGGGTCGGAGCTGCGGGAATTAGCGGATCGTATGGAGAGTATGAGGTTCTTCTTTTATGATCTTCCCGGCCTCGATATTACCGATAATGAAGGTGTTGGGCGGATTTGCCATGAACATGATATAACGGCGGTTGTGAATTGTGCAGCCTATACTGCTGTTGACAGAGCCGAAGAAGATGCAGAAGCGGCATTTCGGGTAAACCGTGACGGGCCGGCTGTACTTGCGAAGGCTGCAAAAGAGCGAGGTGCTTTACTGGTGCATGTTTCGACAGATTATGTGTTCAACGGCGAGTCGTTTTTGCCTTATCGTGAAGAAGACCCGGTGAGTCCGCTTGGCGTCTATGGCAGGTCGAAATGGGAAGGGGAAGAACAGCTCCGTCAGATAGCGCCGTCTTATATGATAGTGCGCACATCCTGGCTGTATTCCTCCCATGGACAAAATTTCGTGAAAACGATGGTACGTCTGGGCAGTGAACGGCGGCAGCTGAACGTTGTTTTCGACCAGGTTGGCACGCCTACCCTGGCTACCGACCTGGCTCATGCCATCGTCTCGATTCTCGGGCGGCATGACAAGGGGCGTACCTATGCAGAAACCTATCATTATTCGAATGAAGGGGTATGCTCATGGTATGATTTTGCGGTGGCTGTCATGAGAGCAAAAGGGTTGTCTTGCCGTGTGCTGCCGGTAGGGAGCGAGGAATATCCGACAAAAGCCAAACGCCCGCACTATAGTGTTCTGCATAAAGGAAAAATCAAGGATCACTGGGAGCTGGAAATTCCCCACTGGCAGGATTCTCTGGAAAAGGTGCTCGCTGAAGGATTTTAG